Proteins encoded together in one Ignavibacteria bacterium window:
- a CDS encoding oligopeptide transporter, OPT family: MSEIKPFVPFVSTDTDMKEFSFRAILLGAFMAMLMGAANAYLGLKAGMTIAATYTTAVLSMAVLRALKGTILEENAARTFGSIGGNIAAGAIFVLPAFFIANIWNPFYSISNYLISTVILIFAGTLGIMFVTLLRRVLVEDKDLPFPESIAAAEIHKSGQKGSGGSKFLISGMGVGAFLTALVDFKFIAGTWQSIVSLGKGALLLRSPGMAPAYFGVGYIIGPRLGAINFSGGVLAWGLLAPAIAYFVNYDNLGAVPDWGVEITRVWKAYVRYIAIGGMLVGAFYTLYKMHKSLFEGISRSFANLKKAAAGGHDIARIDRDLNMKIALPILGAVALVMFFIFNYFTGSVFPALVATVVMIFLGFVFAAVSGYLVGIIGVSNNPTSGLTVAVLIVVAFLMVALGMSGNAGVAAVLGVAAFTCVSVSVAGEMMQDLKAGHILGCTPWKMQIGDIFGVVSASLVMFLVLSLLHLGDLKQSTSDEIIKLQNSGTTTITYKGKNPELSGKSFQLEQLKSLSPEEQNDILGTNAGFGGEKLPAPQASLMAIMSKSIVEGKTELILIIIGMFMGLALILMQVKSPMLIAVGMYLPIDTSFAIYIGGLMKGIIDKKVEKGNYTPKQKEKISNTGILLSSGLIAGEALIGLLFAGLAFADIKLFHMFSEPSFIGSVIAIVLIGVFLVKIPLNKKNID, from the coding sequence ATGAGTGAAATAAAACCCTTTGTTCCATTTGTTTCTACAGATACAGACATGAAAGAATTTTCTTTCCGTGCTATTCTTCTTGGCGCATTCATGGCAATGCTTATGGGCGCTGCGAATGCTTACCTCGGACTCAAAGCCGGTATGACCATCGCCGCGACATACACAACCGCCGTTCTTTCTATGGCTGTCCTGCGTGCTCTTAAAGGAACCATACTCGAAGAAAATGCCGCGCGTACTTTTGGCTCCATAGGCGGAAATATTGCAGCGGGCGCAATCTTTGTCCTTCCCGCTTTCTTTATCGCAAACATCTGGAATCCGTTTTATTCAATTTCAAACTATTTAATCTCAACCGTTATTCTCATCTTTGCAGGTACTCTCGGAATAATGTTTGTCACGCTTTTGCGGCGTGTACTCGTTGAAGATAAAGACCTGCCTTTCCCCGAATCCATCGCAGCCGCAGAGATTCACAAGTCGGGTCAAAAAGGCTCGGGCGGCTCAAAGTTTCTTATTTCTGGTATGGGAGTAGGTGCATTTCTTACCGCACTCGTCGATTTTAAATTTATCGCAGGTACCTGGCAGAGTATAGTTTCTCTTGGAAAAGGTGCTCTTCTCCTGCGTTCACCCGGCATGGCTCCCGCATACTTCGGAGTCGGATATATTATCGGACCTCGGCTCGGTGCTATAAACTTCAGCGGCGGTGTTCTTGCATGGGGACTGCTTGCACCCGCAATTGCATATTTTGTTAATTATGATAACCTCGGTGCTGTACCTGATTGGGGAGTTGAAATTACACGTGTATGGAAAGCCTATGTTCGTTATATTGCAATCGGTGGTATGCTCGTCGGCGCTTTTTATACTCTTTATAAAATGCACAAAAGTTTATTCGAAGGTATCTCCCGCTCATTCGCTAATCTTAAAAAAGCTGCTGCTGGCGGACATGATATCGCACGTATAGATAGAGACCTGAACATGAAAATTGCTCTTCCTATACTCGGTGCTGTTGCTTTAGTCATGTTCTTCATATTCAACTATTTCACTGGCTCCGTATTTCCTGCACTTGTTGCAACAGTCGTAATGATTTTTCTCGGTTTTGTCTTTGCCGCAGTGTCCGGCTATCTTGTCGGTATTATCGGCGTCAGCAATAATCCTACAAGCGGACTCACGGTTGCCGTACTTATCGTAGTTGCATTCTTAATGGTAGCTCTTGGAATGTCTGGAAACGCAGGCGTTGCTGCTGTTCTCGGCGTTGCTGCATTCACCTGTGTTTCGGTTTCCGTTGCAGGTGAAATGATGCAGGATTTGAAAGCCGGACATATTCTCGGTTGTACTCCATGGAAAATGCAGATTGGTGATATATTCGGAGTTGTTTCTGCATCGCTCGTTATGTTTCTTGTTCTTTCTTTGCTGCATCTCGGCGACCTTAAACAGTCAACCTCTGATGAGATTATAAAACTTCAGAATTCAGGGACAACAACTATAACTTATAAAGGTAAGAACCCTGAACTTTCAGGAAAATCTTTTCAGCTCGAACAGTTAAAATCATTATCACCCGAAGAACAAAACGATATTCTCGGTACCAATGCAGGTTTCGGAGGCGAAAAACTTCCGGCACCTCAGGCATCACTAATGGCGATTATGTCGAAAAGTATCGTCGAAGGAAAAACAGAACTTATTCTTATCATCATCGGCATGTTCATGGGTCTTGCACTTATTCTGATGCAGGTGAAAAGCCCTATGCTTATCGCCGTAGGTATGTACCTGCCTATTGATACATCATTTGCAATTTACATCGGAGGACTCATGAAAGGCATTATTGATAAAAAAGTCGAAAAGGGTAATTATACTCCAAAGCAAAAAGAAAAAATTAGTAACACCGGTATCCTCCTTTCTTCAGGATTAATTGCAGGCGAAGCTTTAATTGGTTTGCTTTTTGCCGGACTTGCTTTTGCCGACATAAAACTTTTCCACATGTTTTCCGAACCGTCTTTCATCGGAAGTGTAATCGCTATAGTGCTTATTGGTGTTTTTCTCGTAAAAATCCCCCTCAATAAAAAGAATATAGATTAA
- a CDS encoding DUF2892 domain-containing protein: protein MLACNIGKTDKTVRYIIGIVILILGLVFNSWWGLLGLAPILNAAFGRCGFYYLLNINTAKSDNKTQ from the coding sequence GTGTTAGCTTGTAATATTGGGAAAACTGATAAAACAGTTCGTTATATAATAGGAATAGTAATTCTTATTCTTGGATTAGTATTCAATTCTTGGTGGGGTTTACTCGGTCTGGCACCCATTCTCAATGCAGCATTCGGACGCTGCGGATTCTATTATTTACTCAATATTAATACCGCTAAATCCGACAATAAAACACA